The DNA segment AGATAGTAACTTATTGGAAAAAAATATACATGAACTCCATTTTTATTTAAAAAATTAATGTTTTTTATCAAAGCTTGCATTTGTCTGTATTACAGAATATTAACATCATTTTGCTTGTTTTTGTGAATTATGCAGGTTAAGGAAACTCAATTTGGCAACTTAACTAAAATAAATTCATTCAAAGTTGAGATTTTTAAATCAAAACACGAGCATGTACTAGCTGAACTTTCTGCAACTGAAATAGACTATATGAGTAATGCTGCTCAAATGGTGATTCTAAGAGATATAACTGAAAAGGAGAAAAAAGAACAAGATGTATTAAAACTGTCACAAGCTATAGAACAAAGCCCAAATTCTGTGTGCATCACAAATACCAATGGATATATTGAATATGTGAACGCAGAATTTATAAATTCTACAGGTTATAGAAAAGATGAAGTAATTGGGAAAATTGCAAACGCATTAGATGTAAAATTACTTGGAAAAGAAAAATACGTAGATATCTGGAGAAATTTAAAAAATGGCAAACCATGGAAAGGCGAAATTGAAAATAAAAGAAAAAACGGCGAAATATATTGGGAACTTGCTTCAATGTCCGGATTGAAAAATCAAGAAGGAAAAATAATAAATTATATTTGTATATTCAAAGACATTACTGAAAACAAAAAATTAGAAAAAATCCTTAGAGAGAATAATGAAAAAATATCCCTTATTCTTGAAAATTCTCCTATGGGTATCTACCATTATGACAAAGATGGAAATATTACAATGTGTAATATTGCATTCTCCAATTTGATTGGAGTAAGCTCAAAAAAAATAGTTGGATATAACCTGCTCAAACAAAGCGAAAATCAGGAAATCATCCATGCAATCAACAAAACCAAAGACGGTGAGCAAGCCATTTTTGAAAACGAATCTCAGCATCCTTTAAGCAATAAAAAACTATATGTTAGGAATATCTACACTCCTTTGTTTTCACACGATAATGAATTTGATGGAGGAATATGTATCTATGAAGATGTATCAGAAAGAGTTAAATCAGAAAAACTAGGTCTCGAAAAAGAGACTGCCATTGCAACCAGTAAATCTAAAAGTGAGTTTCTTGCCCGAATGAGTCATGAAATAAGAACTCCGATGAATGCAATTATTGGACTATCACACCTTTGCCTGCAAACAAACCTAAATGTAAAACAAAGAGATTATGTTTCAAAAACTCATCAGTCGGCAAAATTATTACTTGGAATAATCAATGACATTCTTGACTTCTCGAAAATTGAAGCAGGGAAATTAACTATTGAAAATACAAATTTCGATCTTGAATTTGTAATGGATACAGTTTCAAATCTTGTTTCCCGAAATGCTCAGGAAAAAGGACTTGAGTTTGCAATTAGCTTCAACAAAGATGTCCCACTTAAATTAATAGGCGATCCTTTAAGAATTGCACAAGTACTTACCAATTATTGCAGCAATGCTGTTAAATTTACCGAAAAAGGAGAAGTTGTTCTTTCCGCAGATTTGATTGAACAGAAAAATGAAAAAGCTAAAATCAAATTCTCAGTTAAAGATACAGGTATTGGAATTTCTGAAAATGAACAAAAAAAACTATTCAAATCATTTTCGCAAGCAGATCAATCCACAACACGAAAATATGGAGGAACAGGCCTAGGTTTAGCCATCAGCAAAAGATTAGTTGAACTAATGAATGGTGAAGCCGGACTTGAAAGTACTAATGAACAAGGAAGCAAATTCTATTTCACAATAGAATTAGGTGTGCAAAAAGAACAAAAACGTATAGTACATGATCCATCAATAGACCTACGAGGCATGAATGTGCTTGTTTGTGATGATAATGCTACTGCAAGAAATATTTTAACCGAAGCTCTCGAAAAATTTTCATTTAATGTTACTGCCGTCGATTCGGGTGAAGCAGCTATAAAATTACTTGAAAATCAAAAAGATGAACCATTCGAATTAGTGCTTATGGACTGGGTCATGCCGGGAATGGATGGGCTGGAAGCATCAAAAAGAATCAAAGAAGAAAAGAAAATAAAAACTCCAATAATCATCATGGTTACTGCATTCGGGCGTGAGGAAATAGCAAAACAGGCTCAGGAAATTGGAATAAATGGTTTTCTTGTCAAACCAATTACTCATTCTTTTCTTTTCGATACTATTATTGGAATCTTTGGCAATCAGAAAAAAACCATACAAAACATTTCTGAAGAATATACAAAATATACAGATGAACTTAAGAAAATTAAGGGAGCAAATATATTACTTACCGAAGATAACGAAATCAATCAGCAAGTAGCTCAAGAACTACTCACAGATGTAGGTTTTATTGTTGAAATTGCAAATGACGGAAAAGAATCGGTAGAAATGATTACATCATCAGGTATTCCAAGCAAATACGACCTTGTATTAATGGACCTTCAAATGCCAGTAATGGATGGTTTTAATGCTACCATTGAAATTAGAAAAAGGAAAGAATTCGACAATCTGCCAATAATTGCAATGACTGCTGATGCCATTGTTGGTGTAAAGGAAAAGTGTATTGAAATCGGCATGCAAGATTTTATCAGCAAACCTATTGATCCTGATTATGTTTTCGCAACTCTGACCAATTGGATCAAACCGAGAGAATTGCAGAATGCGAATAATAACAATAACATAACAAATATCGAAAACAAAAAAGAAATAGAAGTCCAAATACCCGAAATTCCAGGCTTAAACATCCATAAACCACTGCAAAGGATGGGTAACAAAAAGAAATTGTATTTAAGTATTCTAAAAAAGTTTTATGCAAACAACCAAAAGTTTTGTTTCGAACTCAGAAAATCAGTTATTGAAAAAGATTTTGAAACTGCTTATCGGCAAATACATACTTTGAAAGGTGTTAGTGGAAGTATAGGTGCAGATACTATTCATGCCAAATCAATTATAGTAGAACAAAGTATTATTGACAAAGATATTTCAAAATTTGAAACAGAAATTGCAATTTTTGAGAAAGAACTATCTGAATTATTTAATCATATTTCCTCTAAACTTGAATTTGAAACACAAACGAAAAACCATTCTTTAAATAAGGAGTTAGTTAAAAAAATCATTCCAAAACTGAAACAACTTTTACAAGAGAAAAATCCAAAAGCAAAAAACTTGCTTAAAGACTTGAATGCTGCCGGATTATCTGGCGATTCCTTTGACGAACTAAAAAACAAAATAACCAAATACGATTTTAAAAATGCCATTTTATGCCTCAATAAAATTGAAAAACATATTTAAAATATTATGAAGACATTATATGAAAATACAATCTTAATTGTAGATGATTCACCTGAGATTATTGATATTATAGTTGATATCCTTGAAGATTTTAACACAAAAATCTCTATCAGCGGCGAAGATGCCTTAGAGATTATTTTTAAAGACGAACCGCCAGACTTAATACTGTTAGACGTAATTATGCCAAAAATGAATGGTTTTGAAGTTTGCAGGCAACTCCGTGCCAACCCGCAGACTATGGAAATCCCAATCATATTCCTAACTATCAAAACCTTGAAAGATGATATTGTACATGGATTCGAAGCAGGTGGCCAAGATTATATCACAAAACCTTTTGATGGACGTGAATTAATTGAACGCATAAAAACTCATCTCGAACTAAAAGCTCAGAGAGAAATACTAAGAAATGTGAATGTTATTCTTGAAGAAAAAGTGCTGAAAAGAACAGAGGAGCTAAAAAATGCTTTAGAAAAACTTGATGATGCAAATAAGGAATTGCAAGGGCTCGATACTGCAAAAAATAACTTTCTAATGATGATAAGCCATGAAATAAGAACTCCACTAAATGGTATAGTTGGTGCCTCCAGTTTCCTAAAAGATACTCTCAATGAAGATTCGGAACTAAGCATTTTTGTCGATATGCTGAATATTTCAGTAGAAAGACTTGAAAAATTCTCAACAACTGCATTGCTCATTACCCAGCTACAAGCCAAATATAAGTTCCCAAGAGAAACTATAAATATTGCTGAACTGGCAGAATACTGCATCAAATATAATGAAGAATCCTCCAAAGAAAAAAATATTGGTATTGTTAAAAACATTGACAATTATGAAATAAATATAGAAGCAAATAAAGGACTCATAGAATATGCAATAAATAGCATCATAAATAACTCTATCAAGTATTCAAAAGAAGGAGATATTGTTCTGCTCAAAATCTATACTAAAGGAACTGAAAAAATTATTGAAGTTAATGACAATGGTAGAGGATTCACTCAAACAGCCATCGAGAACCTATTCAAACCATTTAGCGTAGGCGAACCACATTACGATGATAATGTAGGCTTAAGTTTGAAAGCTGCCAAACATATTATGGAAGCTCATGGAGGAGAAATTAAGGCAAAAAATTTCTTGCAAAGTGGCGCAAGTGTCAGCTTAATATTTAAATGATTTTATAGCAAAAGGAAAATCTAAATTTACCAATATGATTTTTGCAAAAAGAAATAGCAATTCTACATTATGAAAAATTTATACGATAACACTATCTTAATTGTTGACGACACTCCTGAGAATATAGATATTTTGGTTGAACTACTCGAAGACTTTAACACAAAAATTGCCATATGTGGTGAAGATGCACTTGAAGCAGCTTTTGAAGATCCCACTCCTGATATTGCACTACTTGATATTATGATGCCGGGAATGGACGGCTACGAAGTTTGTCGCCGCCTTCGTGCAAACGAAAAAACCAAGGATATTCCGGTAGTATTTCTAACTGCAAAAACTCAGAAGCAGGATATAATAAAAGGCTTTGAAGCAGGAGGACAAGATTATTTAACTAAACCTTTCGATTCGCGGGAACTAATTGAAAGAGTAAAAACCCAACTTGAATTAAAAGAAAAAACAGCATTTCAGATAAAAGCAAAAAATGAACTTGCCATTCAAAATCAACAAATTACAGCAAGTATCAGATACGCACATACTCTTCAAAGTGCATTTCTGCCAAACAACAAAAAGATAGAAAAATACTTTGACAACTATTTTATTCTGAATAAACCAAAAGATATAGTAAGCGGCGATTTTTATTGGCTTTCGCATAAAAACAATAACACATATTTTTCGGTTTCAGATTGCACCGGACATGGAGTTCCCGGAGCACTGATGAGTGTCCTCGGGATTACTTCACTTAACGAAATTATTAATCAATATAATGATTTGTCGGCGGCAGAAATCCTTACTCACCTTAGAAAAATTGTAATATCATCATTAGATCAAACCAACGAGAACAACCAAACTAAAGATGGAATAGACATGGTAGTTTGCAAATACAATCATGAAACAAAAGTTTTACAATTTGCCGGTGCAAACAATCCATTATATATCATTAGAAATGATGAACTAATTGTAACTAAAGGAGACAAAATGCCTGTAGGAATTCATGCTAATGATAAAGTTGATTTTACAAATAATGATTTTCAGATGCAAAAAAATGATGTAATTTATATGTTTTCCGATGGATATGTTGACCAATTTGGAGGAGAATACAACAAAAAATTCAAATCCAAACCTTTTAAAAATCTTCTTCTCGAAATTCATCAAAAACCTATGAACCAACAAAAGCAAATATTGGGACAAAACATAATTGATTGGATGGGCAATTATGAACAAATTGATGATATTTTGGTTATGGGAGTTAAATTCTGATAAAAAACCCTACAAATGCAATATTTTTCAATACTGTAAAATCTCATATTTTCTTAAAAATATTATTCCTTTATTTGAACTTTTTAATGTGCATTTTAAGTAATTATCTTATGAAGAAACTGAATATTATTGCCGCAATTCTTACTATTATTTTTTTAAGCTCATGCTGCGAAACTACTGAAAACAGTCAAACAAACCCAAAAACCAATAGTCCTGAAAACATTTTGGCAAACAATCCGAATTTAGATTCGGATATTATGACACCAGAAGTTTTGTGGACATTTGGTAGAGTAAATAATGTTGAACTTTCGCCAGACAAAAAATACATTTTGTTCGCTGTGAAATATTACGACAAAGAAAAAAACAAGGGACAAAACGATTTTTATACAATTCCTGCCAAAGGTGGCGAAGCAAAAAAAATAACTGAATTCCCGGCAGCAAAATTCTCTGCCAAATGGAGACCAGATGGCAACAAAATTGGATTTCTATGCACAAAAAGTGGTAGTGTTCAGCTATGGGAAATGAAACCTGATGGAACAGACATAGTTCAAATTTCTGAAATTGAAGGAGGAATATCAGGATTTAAATACTCGCCGGCAAATTCAAAAATCATTATTGCTCGTGAAGTAAAATTAGATAAAACTGTAAACGATTTATACTCAGATTTGCCACTTGCAAATGCCCGATTAGAAAACGATTTGATGTATCGCCATTGGGATACATGGCATAATTTCGCCTACTCTCACATTTTCGTTGCTGATTATAAAAATGGAAAAATCTCCAATTTAATTGACATTATGGAAGGAGAAAAATTTGATTCTCCTACAAAACCATGGGGAGGAATGGAAGAAATTACCTACTCGCCAGACGGAAAAAATATTGCCTACACATGCAAAAAACTTAAAGGCAAAGAATATACACTTTCAACAAATACAGATATTTACATTTATAATATTGAAACCGGCAAAACTTCAAATCTAACTGAAGGAATGATGGGCTACGACAAAGTTCCACTTTATTCGCCAGACGGAAAATATCTAGCTTGGGAATCGATGGAAAGAGATGGATATGAAGCCGACAAAAACAGACTTTTCATTTACGATTTCACTACAAAAACTAAAAAATATTACTTAGAAGATTATGACAACAATGTAGGTCATATAACTTGGTCCGATGACAGTAAATTCATCTATTTCATATCTGGAATAAAAGCTAGCGAAGAAATTTTCAGACTGAATATTGAAAATAATGAATTCTTCCGAATAACAGAAGGTATCCACAATTACAGAACAATTGCAATTGGAGAGGACAACACATTGATAGCAACAAAACAGTCGATGTCTTTTCCTACCGAAATATTTTCTTACAATACTAAAGATGGAAAGGAAACTCAAATAAGTTTTGTGAACAAGCCAATTCTCGACCAGCTCACAATGGGCGAAGTAACAAAACGCTGGATAAAAACCACCGACAACAAAGACATGCTCACATGGGTAATTCTCCCGCCTCATTTCGACAAAACTAAAAAATATCCAACTCTGCTTTACTGCCAGGGAGGTCCTCAAGGAACCGTAAGTCAGTTTTGGAGCTACCGCTGGAATTTTCAAATGATGGCAGCAAACGATTATATTATTGTAGCACCAAATCGAAGAGGATTGCCATCATTTGGGCAAGAATGGAACGAGCAAATTAGCGGCGACTACGGCGGACAAAACATGAAAGATTATTTGTCGGCAATCGACGAACTTGCAAAAGAACCATTTGTTGATGAAACAAAACTTGGAGCAATAGGAGCCAGCTACGGCGGATTTTCAGTTTTTTGGCTGGCCGGACATCACGATAAACGATTTAAAGCCTTCATTTCGCACGACGGCATGTTTAATTTCGAAGCACAATATCTCGAAACCGAAGAAATGTTTTTCGTTAATTGGGACCTTGGCGGCGCATTCTGGGAAAAAAACAACAAAATTGCACAACGCTCTTATGCAAATTCACCTCATAAATTTGTCGAAAAATGGGACACGCCTATTTTAATAATTCATGGCGAAAAAGATTTTAGAATTACATATACACAAGGCATGAGTGCTTTTAATGCAGCCGTATTACTCGATGTTCCTGCAGAATTTCTTTATTTTCCTGAAGAAAACCATTGGGTGCTTTCGCCTCAAAATGGAATTCTTTGGCAACGAACATTTTATAATTGGCTTGATAGGTGGTTGAAATAGAATGTTGGAAACTGGAGATTGGAACTCTATCATTTGCAATCATAATTCATAACTCATAATCCATTTTGATTTTAGGCATCGGAACAGACATAATAGAAGTAGAACGGTTCAAAAAACAAATCGAAAAAGTTGATGGTTTGTTAGAAAAGCTTTTCACTGAAAACGAAATACGATATTGCCAGTCGAAAAAATTTCCCGAACAACATCTTGCTGCCAGATTTGCTGCAAAAGAATCGTTTTTCAAAGCAATTGGCACAGGTTGGCGCTATGGATTGCAGCACAACGAAATCGAAATCACTAATGATGAATTAGGCAAACCAAATATTAAAATCACAGGGAAATCTAAAGAAATTTGCGAAAAATACAACATAAAAAATATTAATGTATCTTTATCGCATTTAAAAGAAATAGTTAATGCAGTAGTAATAATTGAAACAAATTAAAATAAGAGAAATGTCGAACATTGGGTCTTACGATGAAAGAATAAAAAACTTTGATTGGTCGATTTCTGAGAAAGAACTTGACTATAAAGATGGAGACAATATTAATATTGGATGGTATTGTTCCGATAGAATTTGCGAAATGGGAAAAGCCAATAAACTTGCCTTGAAGTGGGAAGGTCTTGGAGGTGTTGAGAAAGAATACACTTTCAACGATATTCGCCTTTCAAGTAATACAATCGGTAAATTTCTTCAAAATCTGGGGATAAACAATGGTGACAGAGTTTGCCTGTTTATGGATAAAATTCCTGATCTATATTTTGGACTTCTTGGAGTGCTAAAAATTGGTTCTATTGCACAACCTTTATTTTCAGCATTTGGAGACGAATCGTTATATGTAAGATTAGATAATGCAAAAACCACAGCAATTTTAACCCAAAGAAAACATGTTTCTAAGGTAAGAAAAATATTGAAAGATATGCCTTATTTGAAGCATATTATCATTGTAGATCACGATGGGAAAAAACCACTGAAAGAGCGAGAGATTGCATTTTCCGTAGAAGAAGCAGAAAAAGTAGAAAATCTTGAAATTTTTCCAACAAAAGCAGAATCTCCTTCAATTTTGCATTATACCTCAGGAACAACAGGTCAACCAAAGGGAGTAAAACATGTACATTATTCATTAATATCGCAGTACTTAACTTCAAAATGGGTTTTAGACCTTCAGGAAGACGATATTTATTGGTGTACTGCCGATCCGGGATGGGTTACAGGAACATCATACGGAATTATCGGACCATGGAGCCTCGGAATCACACAATGCGTTCTCGACACCGGTTTCTCGGCTGAATCATGGTATGCCTTCATCCAGAAAAACAAAGTAACTATGTGGTATTCTGCACCAACAGCCATTCGCTCGTTGATGAAAGCAGGAAACGATTTAATAAAAAATTATGACCTTTCATCTTTACGTCATTTGGCTAGCGTTGGCGAACCACTTAATGCAGAAGCAGTTATATGGTCGGAAAAAGTTTTCGGATTAGCATTTTACGATACTTTCTGGCAAACAGAAACCGGCTCGATGATGGTAACAAATTATCCGGGAATGAAAGTTAAACCAGGCTCAATGGGCAAACCTTTTCCGGGGATTATAGCAGCAGTACTCGATCCTAAAACTTTTGAACCAATTCACGAAGCAAACAAACCCGGGCTAATTGCGTTTAAACCAGGCTGGCCAGCAATGATGCGTACCTACTGGGAAAACGAAGAAACTTATAAGAAAAAGTTTGAAAATGGTTGGTATTTATCCGGCGATAGATCAACCATCGACAAAGATGGATATTTCTGGTTTGTTGGTCGCGACGACGATGTTATAAATACAGGTGGGCATCTTGTGAGTCCTTTCGAAGTAGAATCGGCTCTCTTGGAACACGAAGCAGTTGCAGAATCGGCAGTTGTAGCAAAACCAGATGATGTAAATATGGAAGTTGTGAAAGCCTTTGTAACCCTAAATTCCGGCTTTGAAGCTAGCGAAGAACTTGAACTGAAAATTATGAATTTCATTAGGAAAAAGCTCTCGCCACTGGCAATGCCACAAGAAATTGAATATATGGACAAATTGCCAAAAACCCGAAGTGGAAAAATTATGAGACGTATGCTTCACGCAAAAGAATGGGGCGAAGAAATTGGCGATACATCAACACTTGAAGATGATTAGTAATGGCTGACTAGAAAACTCCAAAATCTTCGTTACGCTCACCTTGAAAATTGGTCATTTACAAAAGTAAACTCCCAGTTTTCAAGATTTCGCAAGCCTTGATTTTGTAGCCTTCTAATCAACCATTAAAAATAATAGTTAATTATAAATTCATTTATTAATAAAGTTAAAAATAAAAAAATGGCAAACACAGAAGAAATTAAAGAAGTTGTATTAGAGTATGTTATTGAAGAATATCTTGAAGACGAAGACGAGGAGCTATCATACGATTCTCCACTTATTTCAGGTGGAATAGTCGATTCCTTTTCAATGGTTTCGCTCAAGAGATTTTTAGAAATGAAATATAAAATTTCTATTCCAGACGAAAAAGCAAGCCCAGAAGCATTCGACTCAGTCAATAAAATTACAAAATTGATTGAAGAGTTTATAGGATAAAAAAATATGAAAAGTTAAAAGTGAAATCCCGATTTTTTTAAAATGCAATTGGGATTTTATTTTTAAATATAAAGTAGTTATCAATTTTCAATCAACAATTATCAATTTTCAATTAAACAATTATGGCTTACAGTGATAAAATTAGAGGCTTATATCAAGAGCAAATAGAAGATATAAAAAAAGCAGGAATTTTCAAGCAAGAAAGATTTATTAAATCTTCGCAGGCAGCCGACATAGAGGTAGAATTTCCTGTTGGTTCCGAAAAGAAGAAAGTAATAAATATGTGTGCAAACAATTATTTGGGTTTGTCTTCTCATCCCGATGTTGTAAAAGCCGCACACGAAGGACTTGATACTCGCGGCTATGGGATGTCTTCGGTTCGTTTCATTTGTGGAACACAGGACATTCATAAAGAATTAGAGCAGAAAGTTACCGAATTTCTTGGGACTGAAGATACAATTCTTTTTCCATCCTGCATGGATGCTAATGCAGGAGTTTTCGAAGCAATTCTTAACGATGATGATGTGATGATATCAGACCGTTTGGTACATGCTTCAATTATTGACGGAATAAGATTGTGCTCAGCAATGCACGACACATTCAAACATTCCAACTTGAAACATCTTGAAAAGAAGTTAATTCTTCATAGCGACAAACGATTGAAAGTTGTAATTACCGACGGTGTTTTTTCAATGGATGGCGATACTGCAAAACTTGACGAAATGGTTGAACTTTGCGAAAAATACGATGCACTGCTTTTTGTTGACGATTCTCACTCGTCGGGTTTTATTGGAAAAACAGGTCGCGGAACACACGAACATTGTGGCGTTATGGGCAAAATCGACATAATTACTACAACTTTTGGAAAAGCACTTGGAGGTGCCTCAGGAGGTTGCGTTTCAGGACGTAAAGAATTAGTGGAAATGTGCCGCCAGAAAGCAAGACCATATCTATTTTCAAACACTATCGCTCCGGTTGTAGTTGCAGGAATTATTAAAGTTCTCGACACCCTTTCGGGAAATACCGAACGTCGCGACAAACTTGAAATAAATACTGCCTACTGGCGAAAAGGCTTGCTCGAAGCAGGTTTTGTTTTGAAAGAAGGTGATACACCAATAGTTCCGGTAATGTTGTTCAATGCAAAACTATCGCAAGATTTTTCAAGAGACTTATACGATGAAGGAATTTACGCAATAGGATTTTTCTTCCCCGTAGTTCCGAACGGTCAGGCTCGAATCAGAACACAGATTTCTGCCGGACACGAAATTCATCATTTAGACAAAGCACTTGCAGCTTTCAAAAAAGTTGGCGAAAAATATGGAATTCTTGGTAAAACAAAACAAGAAATTATTGAGATGTATGGGCAGTAACAATTGTTAATAATAATTGACAATTTGTAAAAAATTGACTTTGAAAAGGGAATTGGCTTTGGTGGTGATTCCCTTTTTTTTATAAAATTTAATGAAACTCATTTTGCAAAGTCTAAAAGTTTCTCCTCCCAAAATACATACCCAACAAAAACAAAAAACAATAAACTACTAACCAAAAGTGTAAAAACCTGATTTATTTCAGGAACAAAGCGGCTAATTGCGTATAAAACCAAAGCTATGACAAAATATTTGGCTATTGGTAAAACTTCGTATTTTATTTTGTAATGTTTTTTGCCCCAGAAAAAAGAGAGTAGCATCATAGAAAAATAGCAGAAAAAAGTTGCCCAGGCTGAGCCGAGATAGCCAAT comes from the Bacteroidota bacterium genome and includes:
- the acsA gene encoding acetate--CoA ligase, giving the protein MSNIGSYDERIKNFDWSISEKELDYKDGDNINIGWYCSDRICEMGKANKLALKWEGLGGVEKEYTFNDIRLSSNTIGKFLQNLGINNGDRVCLFMDKIPDLYFGLLGVLKIGSIAQPLFSAFGDESLYVRLDNAKTTAILTQRKHVSKVRKILKDMPYLKHIIIVDHDGKKPLKEREIAFSVEEAEKVENLEIFPTKAESPSILHYTSGTTGQPKGVKHVHYSLISQYLTSKWVLDLQEDDIYWCTADPGWVTGTSYGIIGPWSLGITQCVLDTGFSAESWYAFIQKNKVTMWYSAPTAIRSLMKAGNDLIKNYDLSSLRHLASVGEPLNAEAVIWSEKVFGLAFYDTFWQTETGSMMVTNYPGMKVKPGSMGKPFPGIIAAVLDPKTFEPIHEANKPGLIAFKPGWPAMMRTYWENEETYKKKFENGWYLSGDRSTIDKDGYFWFVGRDDDVINTGGHLVSPFEVESALLEHEAVAESAVVAKPDDVNMEVVKAFVTLNSGFEASEELELKIMNFIRKKLSPLAMPQEIEYMDKLPKTRSGKIMRRMLHAKEWGEEIGDTSTLEDD
- a CDS encoding hybrid sensor histidine kinase/response regulator, with amino-acid sequence MKTLYENTILIVDDSPEIIDIIVDILEDFNTKISISGEDALEIIFKDEPPDLILLDVIMPKMNGFEVCRQLRANPQTMEIPIIFLTIKTLKDDIVHGFEAGGQDYITKPFDGRELIERIKTHLELKAQREILRNVNVILEEKVLKRTEELKNALEKLDDANKELQGLDTAKNNFLMMISHEIRTPLNGIVGASSFLKDTLNEDSELSIFVDMLNISVERLEKFSTTALLITQLQAKYKFPRETINIAELAEYCIKYNEESSKEKNIGIVKNIDNYEINIEANKGLIEYAINSIINNSIKYSKEGDIVLLKIYTKGTEKIIEVNDNGRGFTQTAIENLFKPFSVGEPHYDDNVGLSLKAAKHIMEAHGGEIKAKNFLQSGASVSLIFK
- a CDS encoding S9 family peptidase, giving the protein MKKLNIIAAILTIIFLSSCCETTENSQTNPKTNSPENILANNPNLDSDIMTPEVLWTFGRVNNVELSPDKKYILFAVKYYDKEKNKGQNDFYTIPAKGGEAKKITEFPAAKFSAKWRPDGNKIGFLCTKSGSVQLWEMKPDGTDIVQISEIEGGISGFKYSPANSKIIIAREVKLDKTVNDLYSDLPLANARLENDLMYRHWDTWHNFAYSHIFVADYKNGKISNLIDIMEGEKFDSPTKPWGGMEEITYSPDGKNIAYTCKKLKGKEYTLSTNTDIYIYNIETGKTSNLTEGMMGYDKVPLYSPDGKYLAWESMERDGYEADKNRLFIYDFTTKTKKYYLEDYDNNVGHITWSDDSKFIYFISGIKASEEIFRLNIENNEFFRITEGIHNYRTIAIGEDNTLIATKQSMSFPTEIFSYNTKDGKETQISFVNKPILDQLTMGEVTKRWIKTTDNKDMLTWVILPPHFDKTKKYPTLLYCQGGPQGTVSQFWSYRWNFQMMAANDYIIVAPNRRGLPSFGQEWNEQISGDYGGQNMKDYLSAIDELAKEPFVDETKLGAIGASYGGFSVFWLAGHHDKRFKAFISHDGMFNFEAQYLETEEMFFVNWDLGGAFWEKNNKIAQRSYANSPHKFVEKWDTPILIIHGEKDFRITYTQGMSAFNAAVLLDVPAEFLYFPEENHWVLSPQNGILWQRTFYNWLDRWLK
- a CDS encoding acyl carrier protein; translated protein: MANTEEIKEVVLEYVIEEYLEDEDEELSYDSPLISGGIVDSFSMVSLKRFLEMKYKISIPDEKASPEAFDSVNKITKLIEEFIG
- a CDS encoding holo-ACP synthase, coding for MILGIGTDIIEVERFKKQIEKVDGLLEKLFTENEIRYCQSKKFPEQHLAARFAAKESFFKAIGTGWRYGLQHNEIEITNDELGKPNIKITGKSKEICEKYNIKNINVSLSHLKEIVNAVVIIETN
- a CDS encoding response regulator, encoding MKNLYDNTILIVDDTPENIDILVELLEDFNTKIAICGEDALEAAFEDPTPDIALLDIMMPGMDGYEVCRRLRANEKTKDIPVVFLTAKTQKQDIIKGFEAGGQDYLTKPFDSRELIERVKTQLELKEKTAFQIKAKNELAIQNQQITASIRYAHTLQSAFLPNNKKIEKYFDNYFILNKPKDIVSGDFYWLSHKNNNTYFSVSDCTGHGVPGALMSVLGITSLNEIINQYNDLSAAEILTHLRKIVISSLDQTNENNQTKDGIDMVVCKYNHETKVLQFAGANNPLYIIRNDELIVTKGDKMPVGIHANDKVDFTNNDFQMQKNDVIYMFSDGYVDQFGGEYNKKFKSKPFKNLLLEIHQKPMNQQKQILGQNIIDWMGNYEQIDDILVMGVKF
- a CDS encoding response regulator codes for the protein MQVKETQFGNLTKINSFKVEIFKSKHEHVLAELSATEIDYMSNAAQMVILRDITEKEKKEQDVLKLSQAIEQSPNSVCITNTNGYIEYVNAEFINSTGYRKDEVIGKIANALDVKLLGKEKYVDIWRNLKNGKPWKGEIENKRKNGEIYWELASMSGLKNQEGKIINYICIFKDITENKKLEKILRENNEKISLILENSPMGIYHYDKDGNITMCNIAFSNLIGVSSKKIVGYNLLKQSENQEIIHAINKTKDGEQAIFENESQHPLSNKKLYVRNIYTPLFSHDNEFDGGICIYEDVSERVKSEKLGLEKETAIATSKSKSEFLARMSHEIRTPMNAIIGLSHLCLQTNLNVKQRDYVSKTHQSAKLLLGIINDILDFSKIEAGKLTIENTNFDLEFVMDTVSNLVSRNAQEKGLEFAISFNKDVPLKLIGDPLRIAQVLTNYCSNAVKFTEKGEVVLSADLIEQKNEKAKIKFSVKDTGIGISENEQKKLFKSFSQADQSTTRKYGGTGLGLAISKRLVELMNGEAGLESTNEQGSKFYFTIELGVQKEQKRIVHDPSIDLRGMNVLVCDDNATARNILTEALEKFSFNVTAVDSGEAAIKLLENQKDEPFELVLMDWVMPGMDGLEASKRIKEEKKIKTPIIIMVTAFGREEIAKQAQEIGINGFLVKPITHSFLFDTIIGIFGNQKKTIQNISEEYTKYTDELKKIKGANILLTEDNEINQQVAQELLTDVGFIVEIANDGKESVEMITSSGIPSKYDLVLMDLQMPVMDGFNATIEIRKRKEFDNLPIIAMTADAIVGVKEKCIEIGMQDFISKPIDPDYVFATLTNWIKPRELQNANNNNNITNIENKKEIEVQIPEIPGLNIHKPLQRMGNKKKLYLSILKKFYANNQKFCFELRKSVIEKDFETAYRQIHTLKGVSGSIGADTIHAKSIIVEQSIIDKDISKFETEIAIFEKELSELFNHISSKLEFETQTKNHSLNKELVKKIIPKLKQLLQEKNPKAKNLLKDLNAAGLSGDSFDELKNKITKYDFKNAILCLNKIEKHI